A DNA window from Zingiber officinale cultivar Zhangliang chromosome 3A, Zo_v1.1, whole genome shotgun sequence contains the following coding sequences:
- the LOC122052905 gene encoding silicon efflux transporter LSI2-like, with amino-acid sequence MVTAAAAKVVLGSIAFGIFWILAVFPAVPFLPIGRTAGSLLGAMLMVIFRVIPPEEAYDAIDLPIIGLLFGTMVVSVFLEQADMFKHLGKLLSWKSRGGRDLLLRVCLVSSVSSSLFTNDTSCVVLTEFILKLARQNNLPPQPFLLALASSSNIGSAATPIGNPQNLVIAVQSGIPFGKFLVGLFPAVLVGSLLNAAILLFYFWKILSVEKDEEVASTVGEMVAEDDMILHRFSPATMSHLPSLHSQPFGSTLPSLSGKFGSVSSVRGRAKSVDVDVQTPSSSGIESLRTSNVSKETAELAGTSQREKGVASKRVPKTYSYQSRSLRGESSVLSLDSEENVVERWKSMLWKACVYLVALGMLVSLLMGLNMSWAAIAAALALVVLDFKDACPCLEKVSYSLLIFFCGMFITMDGFNKTGIPCALWDFVEPYSCIDRASGIALLALVILLLSNVASNVPTVLLLGGRIAASAALISPEEETRAWLMLAWVSTVAGNLSLLGSAANLIVCEQARRVQYFAYNLSFFSHLRFGLPSTLVVTGIGLLLVRSY; translated from the exons ATGGTGACGGCGGCGGCTGCAAAGGTTGTTCTAGGCTCGATTGCGTTCGGAATATTCTGGATTTTGGCAGTGTTTCCGGCGGTGCCATTCCTCCCCATTGGCCGGACTGCCGGCTCCCTCCTCGGCGCTATGCTCATGGTGATCTTCCGCGTCATCCCGCCGGAGGAAGCCTACGACGCCATCGACCTCCCCATTATCGGCCTCCTCTTCGGTACCATGGTCGTGAGCGTCTTCTTGGAGCAGGCCGACATGTTCAAGCACCTCGGCAAGCTGCTCTCCTGGAAGAGCCGCGGCGGCAGGGACCTGCTCCTCCGCGTCTGCCTAGTCTCATCCGTTTCCAGCTCCCTCTTCACTAACGACACCAGCTGCGTCGTGCTCACCGAGTTCATCCTTAAGCTCGCCCGTCAGAACAACCTCCCGCCCCAGCCCTTTCTCCTCGCACTCGCCTCCAGCTCCAACATCGGGTCCGCGGCGACCCCCATCGGCAACCCCCAAAACCTCGTTATCGCCGTGCAGAGCGGCATCCCCTTCGGTAAGTTCCTCGTCGGACTCTTCCCCGCCGTCCTCGTCGGAAGCCTCCTCAACGCCGCCATCCTCCTCTTCTATTTCTGGAAAATTCTGTCGGTGGAGAAGGACGAGGAagtggcctccaccgtcggaGAAATGGTGGCGGAGGACGACATGATCCTGCACCGCTTCTCCCCCGCCACCATGTCGCACCTCCCCTCTTTGCATTCCCAGCCATTTGGGTCCACCCTCCCCTCCTTGTCCGGAAAATTCGGCTCCGTCAGCAGCGTTCGTGGCAGGGCTAAAAGCGTCGACGTTGATGTGCAGACCCCATCAAGCTCGGGAATTGAGTCCTTACGGACCTCGAACGTGTCGAAGGAGACGGCAGAACTCGCCGGGACCTCGCAGAGAGAGAAGGGCGTGGCGTCGAAGAGGGTTCCCAAGACTTACAGCTACCAAAGCCGCAGCCTCAGAGGAGAGTCCTCTGTGCTTTCTCTCGACTCCGAGGAAAACGTCGTGGAGAGATGGAAGAGCATGCTGTGGAAGGCTTGCGTTTACCTTGTAGCTCTCGGGATGCTCGTCTCCCTTTTAATGGGCCTAAACATGTCATGGGCGGCTATTGCGGCTGCCCTTGCTCTGGTGGTGCTCGATTTCAAAGATGCGTGCCCTTGCCTTGAGAAG GTTTCATACTCCTTGTTGATATTCTTTTGCGGGATGTTTATCACTATGGATGGATTTAACAAAACCGGCATACCGTGTGCTTTGTGGGACTTTGTTGAACCTTATTCTTGCATTGATAGAGCTAGTGGAATTGCACTTCTTGCCCTGGTCATTCTTTTGCTTTCAAACGTTGCTTCCAATGTCCCTACAG TTCTCCTGCTGGGTGGAAGAATCGCTGCGTCTGCTGCACTCATTTCTCCTGAAGAAGAGACGCGTGCATGGCTCATGCTTGCATGGGTCAGTACAGTGGCAGGAAACCTCTCTCTTCTCGGATCCGCAGCCAATCTCATAGTCTGCGAGCAAGCTCGCCGAGTTCAATACTTTGCTTACAACCTCTCCTTCTTTAGTCATCTGCGATTCGGCCTTCCTTCGACA